Within Mytilus edulis chromosome 10, xbMytEdul2.2, whole genome shotgun sequence, the genomic segment GTGAAGAGATGCGAGAACAGTACATCGATATTGATACACTTATCAATGTAACTACTTCCGCTGGATTTAATGTTTATACCGATAGAAATAATCCTAAAGATGTACTACATGCGACAACTATATTACCAATTTGGTGGTACGCACTTGACAGATTTTTCTTGGTGTTCTTCacattagaatattttattagatTAATTGTTTGTCCAAGTAAGATTGAATTCCTCAAAAATTGGTTGAACATAATGGATCTTATTCTGAACGTGTCGATGTGGGCACGATTTTGTCTTGAAATGAACATTACACTTGTCATGAACTCATACACCGCTGCGTGGATATTTGGAATGTCATACTGTACGATATCTCTAAGACTTATTCGAATTTTTAGAATATACAAACAGTACCTCGAACTTCGAGTATTACTGTTATCACTTAAAACAAGTTTTAAAGAGCTACTACTGTTACTAGTTACATTCATTGTCATATCTGCTCTGTTTGCTAACTTCATATATTATGCAGAATTTCAAGAACCTTCGACCTTTCCGTCTTCATTTTCTGGTCTTTGGTGGTCTGTTGTCACTATGACAACGGTTGGATATGGTGATGTTTACCCGAAATCAACGCCCGGAAAGATTGTTGGTTGTTTATGCGCAGTATGTGGTCTTCTTATTTTGGCAATGCCCATAGCTATTATTGCAACAAATTTCAGTAACTACTACCAGAAAATGAAAGACATTAGTAAATTTAAGAAGAAAGTAAATAGTTCTTCTAGACAAAATAAAATAAGTGTAAGTGCTGTAAGAAACAAGGTATTTAACAATTGTTAATCACTTTCGACAACTGGAAACAAACTACATTATTGAATGGTATTACTCTTCTAAAAACTTCTTTTTGATACATATACAAGGAACTATTTTGGTGCGTCAGAAATAGGGAGAAAAGTATACCACAAGGAGGACGTGATCTCATTATACAGTGCTTTTTTTCGAATATCTCAGATAGATATAGAACAGTCggaaaattgattaaaactagTTCTTTTGATTCTGAATCAGTACTGTTTTACATCTATATAACATACCTGGGGCATAATATATTGAGTCCCAGATCAAACATGttgatattgacaacaatgtcactatatggaataaaattgagaatggaaatggggaatgtgtctaagagacaacaacccgaccaaataaaaaaacaacagcagagggtcaccaacaggtcttcaatgtagcgagaaactcccgcacccgcaGGCGTCCCCCAGCCGGCCcctaaaaatatatactagtccagtgataatgaacgccatactaatttccaaattgtacacaagaaactaaaattaaaatgatacaagactaacaaaggccaaaggctcctgacttgggacaggcgcaaaaatgcggcggggttaaacatgtttgtgagatctcaaccctccccctatacctctaaccaatgtagaaaagtaaacgcataacaatacgcacattaaaattcagttcaaaggaagtccgagtctgatgtcagaagatgtaaccaaagaaaataaacaaaatgacaataatacataaataacaacagactactagcagttaactgacatgccagctccagacttcaattaaactgactaaaagattatgatttcatcatatgaacatcaggcacaatcattcccgttaggggtttagtatcataccatcataacatatatgagaagaacataacccgtgtcatgccaacaactgtttttagaataaatgtgtttagttccgatgcaaagaccttatcagtgactcaatattaacgccaaaatatgcaatctttaatgacttgacaacagtatcgtaattatatcccttcttaataagtctattcaaaggttttgtaagtttctgaggtgaatactgacacatttgtgctttataaagaatatttccataaaaaattggatgtgaaatacctgaacgtattaaaagtctgcatgttgagctatatttacgaatgaggtctttataccgatgataaaatttagtaaatgttttgactagtttgtgatattgaaaaccctggtgtaataatttttcagtaatacataaatttctctcgttaaaatctaaaacattattacatacacgagcgaatcgtacaagttgagatatataaacaccgtaagatggtggcaagggaacgtcaccatctaaaaacggataattaacgataggaaatgaaaaatcatcccttttatcataaattttagtattcagctttccattagtgatatagatatcaagatcgagaaaagggcagtgatcattgttagtattagctttatttaaagtaagttcaacaggataaatttcattaatatacatactgaagtcgtcattattgatagccaaaatatcatccaaatatctaaaagtattattaaatttgtttatcagatgttgtttcgatgggtctttgcttatttttgtcataaattgtaactcataacaatacaaaaacaggtccgcaataagtggtgcacagttagtccccattggaattccgataatctgacgatatacggaatccccaaagcgaa encodes:
- the LOC139492351 gene encoding potassium voltage-gated channel subfamily A member 10-like — translated: MAFLFTCEEMREQYIDIDTLINVTTSAGFNVYTDRNNPKDVLHATTILPIWWYALDRFFLVFFTLEYFIRLIVCPSKIEFLKNWLNIMDLILNVSMWARFCLEMNITLVMNSYTAAWIFGMSYCTISLRLIRIFRIYKQYLELRVLLLSLKTSFKELLLLLVTFIVISALFANFIYYAEFQEPSTFPSSFSGLWWSVVTMTTVGYGDVYPKSTPGKIVGCLCAVCGLLILAMPIAIIATNFSNYYQKMKDISKFKKKVNSSSRQNKISVSAVRNKVFNNC